ATATCACAAGCTTTCTCATAGTATTCTCGTGCCATCTTTTCATCTTTGACTGTGCCCCTGCCATACTTGTATAAGTTAGCTAAGTTATTAGAAGCTGTGGCATTCCCCATTTCTGTCGCTTTCTTGTAATACTGAAAAGCTTGAGAATAATCTTTAGTAACGCCCTTTTCATACTCATACATCACACCCAAGTTATTGTAAGCCAAAGAACGGACGCTGTCATCTTTAGTATCCGTGGCGTTTTGATAGTATTCCAAAGCTTTTTGATAATTTTTAGGGACACCATGCCCAGTGTCATACATGAGAGCTAGATTAAAATAGCCCCAAGCTTCCCCCATATCTGCTGCTTTGTGGTAGTATTCTAGGGCTTTAGAATAGTTTTGGCGAACATAATCGCCATTTTCATACATGTTTCCTAAATTGGCATAGGCTTTGGCGTTTCCCATATCAATGGCTTTTTGGAAGTATTGAAAAGCTATTTCTTGATCTTGTCCTACACCATCGCCATTGCTATACATAGCTCCCAATCCATTATATCCCCTAGCATCTCCCATGTCTGCAAGTTTTTTATAGTATTCAAATTCTTTTTTGTAATCTTTATCCTTGTACGCTTCTTTAGCTTTAGAATAGTCTTGATCTGCCTCTTTTTTGGCTGTAGTTTCTATAGAACCGGTGCTTGCTAATGGATCTGCTAATTTGATTTTAGAGTGCACAAAATACCATACCAAAGATGCTCCCAAAAACAAAAATACCAACACTGCCCAAAACCGCCAGTCGCTTTTATTCAAAGTTATGCCTTGCTGTTTGAATAGTCTATTCTAACAATCTAAGCATTAAGTATTGAAATGTTGTTCTAGTTTTTCATGAACAACTGAGATATATCTATCTCACTCCATATACTTCTTAAACCAGCTTTTAAAGTGCTTGACATTATCCAAGATAAAAGGGTTTAAAGTCTTACGGGGTTTATCTATGTCTTTAATATCTACTCTAACTTTGCCATTCTCTATGCGTGTAATGTCTGTGATTTTAAGACTAGAGGAGATGCCGTTGTTGTTCATGTAAAGATTGCGTCCAATGTATTCTGTCAAATCATTGTTAGAGTTTATAGCTTGGGGTTGCTTAGGTGTGGGTAGTTGCTGTGCTTGTAAATCCACAATTTGGTAACCGCCTTTAGCCATGGCTGTTAAGAAAGCTTCCTTGTCAGCTAATACAGCACTTCTTGCTTGAAACTCTTTGCCCTCTCTGTAGTATTTCACTAAGATTTCATAGCCATCCTTGGCAGGCTGTATGCCATCCACCACAAGAACGACACTAGGGTCTTGGGGTTTATAGAAAGCCATACTTACGACTTCTAGTATTTCGCTGTCTTGTTTGGCTTGCTTTAGTTGTTCCATAGATTGTTTGATCTGTTTAACCGCTTTCTTGCTTCTAATCTCCCACGCAATGGTTCTTATATCCCTTTTAGCTTGCTCTCTGTCCTTGCTAGTCTTGGCGATGGGTTCAAAGTAGAATTGGATATGGGTGATGCGATTGCCCATGCCCTTGGTTTTTATTTTTTCATAGCAAAGGTTCTCAAAGTGGGGGAGCTTTTG
This Helicobacter sp. NHP19-012 DNA region includes the following protein-coding sequences:
- a CDS encoding tetratricopeptide repeat protein yields the protein MNKSDWRFWAVLVFLFLGASLVWYFVHSKIKLADPLASTGSIETTAKKEADQDYSKAKEAYKDKDYKKEFEYYKKLADMGDARGYNGLGAMYSNGDGVGQDQEIAFQYFQKAIDMGNAKAYANLGNMYENGDYVRQNYSKALEYYHKAADMGEAWGYFNLALMYDTGHGVPKNYQKALEYYQNATDTKDDSVRSLAYNNLGVMYEYEKGVTKDYSQAFQYYKKATEMGNATASNNLANLYKYGRGTVKDEKMAREYYEKACDMGYKKACKPTLWKQITDFLSENWKILIVFIVLIGYFVEWFSGKLNTAIKK